One Rhinoderma darwinii isolate aRhiDar2 chromosome 6, aRhiDar2.hap1, whole genome shotgun sequence DNA window includes the following coding sequences:
- the LOC142656333 gene encoding gamma-crystallin-3-like isoform X1, which yields MGKIIFYEDKGFQGRSYECSADCTDLSSYFSRCNSIRVENGNWVLYEYPNYKGHQYYLRRGEYPDFQQWMGFNDSVRSCHLTPQVKHRGPFIIRVYEREDFKGQMMEFTEDCPNVFEQFHYRDINSCNILDGQWVFYEEPNFRGRQYYLKPGEYRRYSDWGASNSRVGSFRKVQHVY from the exons ATGGGAAAG ATAATCTTCTATGAAGATAAAGGCTTTCAAGGCCGCTCTTATGAGTGCAGTGCTGACTGCACTGATCTCTCCTCCTATTTCAGCCGCTGTAACTCCATCCGTGTCGAAAATGGGAACTGGGTGCTCTATGAATATCCAAATTATAAAGGTCATCAGTATTATTTAAGGAGAGGAGAGTACCCTGACTTCCAGCAATGGATGGGATTCAATGACTCTGTCAGGTcttgccatttaacccctcaggtaA AGCACCGTGGTCCTTTCATAATTAGAGTCTATGAAAGAGAAGACTTTAAAGGCCAAATGATGGAGTTTACTGAAGATTGTCCCAATGTATTTGAGCAATTCCATTACCGTGACATCAATTCCTGCAACATCCTGGATGGTCAGTGGGTTTTCTATGAAGAACCTAACTTCAGAGGACGTCAATATTACCTTAAACCTGGAGAATACAGGAGATACAGTGACTGGGGTGCCTCAAACTCCAGAGTTGGCTCCTTCAGAAAAGTACAGCATGTCTATTAA
- the LOC142656333 gene encoding gamma-crystallin-3-like isoform X2, with translation MGKIIFYEDKGFQGRSYECSADCTDLSSYFSRCNSIRVENGNWVLYEYPNYKGHQYYLRRGEYPDFQQWMGFNDSVRSCHLTPQHRGPFIIRVYEREDFKGQMMEFTEDCPNVFEQFHYRDINSCNILDGQWVFYEEPNFRGRQYYLKPGEYRRYSDWGASNSRVGSFRKVQHVY, from the exons ATGGGAAAG ATAATCTTCTATGAAGATAAAGGCTTTCAAGGCCGCTCTTATGAGTGCAGTGCTGACTGCACTGATCTCTCCTCCTATTTCAGCCGCTGTAACTCCATCCGTGTCGAAAATGGGAACTGGGTGCTCTATGAATATCCAAATTATAAAGGTCATCAGTATTATTTAAGGAGAGGAGAGTACCCTGACTTCCAGCAATGGATGGGATTCAATGACTCTGTCAGGTcttgccatttaacccctcag CACCGTGGTCCTTTCATAATTAGAGTCTATGAAAGAGAAGACTTTAAAGGCCAAATGATGGAGTTTACTGAAGATTGTCCCAATGTATTTGAGCAATTCCATTACCGTGACATCAATTCCTGCAACATCCTGGATGGTCAGTGGGTTTTCTATGAAGAACCTAACTTCAGAGGACGTCAATATTACCTTAAACCTGGAGAATACAGGAGATACAGTGACTGGGGTGCCTCAAACTCCAGAGTTGGCTCCTTCAGAAAAGTACAGCATGTCTATTAA